In Ipomoea triloba cultivar NCNSP0323 chromosome 15, ASM357664v1, one genomic interval encodes:
- the LOC116006019 gene encoding UDP-N-acetylglucosamine--dolichyl-phosphate N-acetylglucosaminephosphotransferase-like isoform X1, giving the protein MGARKRASKEPAGVAAKPESGDPKPVPTPDDASSEPKIAPSKAPLMLKCTAIFSIPYFYLIYYHYRIESELRRSIIINAIISLLGYFVTLAMIPVASKYVLRRNLFGYDINKRGTPQGTIKVPESLGIVVGTVFLVVAILFQYFNFTADSNWLVEYNAALASICFMMMLGFVDDVLDVPWRVKLVLPSIAALPLLMAYAGHTTIVIPKPLVQYVGLEILDLVLMCTGWIYKLYMWLLAIFCTNSINIHAGINGLEVGQTVVIAAAILIHNIMQIGASTDPEYKQAHAFSLYLAQPLLGTSLALLSYNWYPSSVFVGDTFTYFAGMTMAVAGILGHFSETLLIFFTPQVLNFLLSVPQLAGIIPCPRHRLPKFDPQTGLLTGTNDGTLVNFFLRQLGRMSEQSLCVVLLLFQAFCCCFCFLLRWLLTGWYK; this is encoded by the exons ATGGGAGCTAGGAAACGAGCTTCAAAAGAACCGGCCGGAGTGGCTGCTAAACCGGAATCCGGCGATCCTAAACCGGTTCCAACGCCTGATGATGCCTCGTCCGAGCCGAAGATCGCCCCTTCAAAAGCTCCATTGATGCTCAAATGCACCGCAATTTTCTCAATCCCGTACTTCTACTTGATCTACTACCACTACCGAATCGAATCGGAGCTCCGGAGATCCATCATCATCAATGCTATCATTAGCTTGCTCGGTTACTTCGTAACCTTAGCTATGATCCCCGTGGCCTCGAAATACGTTCTCAGAAGGAACTTATTCGGATACGATATCAACAAGAGGGGCACTCCTCAAGGCACCATTAAAGT TCCTGAGTCACTGGGTATTGTTGTTGGGACCGTTTTCTTGGTTGTGGCTATCTTGTTTCAGTACTTTAACTTCACAGCTGATTCAAAT TGGCTTGTTGAGTACAATGCGGCATTAGCTTCAATCTGCTTCATGATGATGCTTGGATTTGTTGATGATGTTCTTGATGTACCATGGAGAGT GAAATTGGTATTACCATCTATTGCAGCTCTTCCTCTGTTGATGGCGTATGCTGGGCATACAACTATTGTTATACCAAAGCCTCTAGTTCAATATGTTGGATTAGAAATTCTGGATCTAG TTTTAATGTGTACAGGATGgatttataaactatatatgtgGCTCTTGGCCATATTTTGCACAAATTCCATAAATATCCATGCTGGTATCAATGGCCTTGAAGTAGGGCAGACAGTTGTTATTGCAGCTGCT ATATTGATTCATAATATCATGCAAATTGGAGCATCTACTGACCCCGAGTATAAACAAGCCCATGCATTTTCTCTTTATCTTGCCCAACCATTGCTTGGCACTTCCTTGGCTTTACTTTCTTACAACTG GTATCCTTCTTCAGTTTTTGTTGGTGACACCTTCACCTACTTTGCTGGAATGACTATGGCAGTAGCTGGCATTTTGGGTCACTTTAG TGAAACACTTCTGATATTCTTTACCCCTCAAGTTTTGAACTTTCTGCTGTCAGTCCCTCAG CTAGCTGGTATTATCCCTTGTCCACGGCATCGACTGCCTAA ATTTGATCCTCAGACTGGTTTACTAACTGGTACAAATGATGGAACATTGGTAAACTTCTTCTTAAGACAACTTGGCAGAATGTCAGAACAGTCCCTTTGCGTTGTATTACTACTCTTCCAG GCCTTCTGCTGCTGCTTCTGTTTCCTGCTGAGGTGGCTTCTTACTGGTTGGTATAAATGA
- the LOC116006019 gene encoding UDP-N-acetylglucosamine--dolichyl-phosphate N-acetylglucosaminephosphotransferase-like isoform X2, translated as MGARKRASKEPAGVAAKPESGDPKPVPTPDDASSEPKIAPSKAPLMLKCTAIFSIPYFYLIYYHYRIESELRRSIIINAIISLLGYFVTLAMIPVASKYVLRRNLFGYDINKRGTPQGTIKVPESLGIVVGTVFLVVAILFQYFNFTADSNWLVEYNAALASICFMMMLGFVDDVLDVPWRVKLVLPSIAALPLLMAYAGHTTIVIPKPLVQYVGLEILDLGWIYKLYMWLLAIFCTNSINIHAGINGLEVGQTVVIAAAILIHNIMQIGASTDPEYKQAHAFSLYLAQPLLGTSLALLSYNWYPSSVFVGDTFTYFAGMTMAVAGILGHFSETLLIFFTPQVLNFLLSVPQLAGIIPCPRHRLPKFDPQTGLLTGTNDGTLVNFFLRQLGRMSEQSLCVVLLLFQAFCCCFCFLLRWLLTGWYK; from the exons ATGGGAGCTAGGAAACGAGCTTCAAAAGAACCGGCCGGAGTGGCTGCTAAACCGGAATCCGGCGATCCTAAACCGGTTCCAACGCCTGATGATGCCTCGTCCGAGCCGAAGATCGCCCCTTCAAAAGCTCCATTGATGCTCAAATGCACCGCAATTTTCTCAATCCCGTACTTCTACTTGATCTACTACCACTACCGAATCGAATCGGAGCTCCGGAGATCCATCATCATCAATGCTATCATTAGCTTGCTCGGTTACTTCGTAACCTTAGCTATGATCCCCGTGGCCTCGAAATACGTTCTCAGAAGGAACTTATTCGGATACGATATCAACAAGAGGGGCACTCCTCAAGGCACCATTAAAGT TCCTGAGTCACTGGGTATTGTTGTTGGGACCGTTTTCTTGGTTGTGGCTATCTTGTTTCAGTACTTTAACTTCACAGCTGATTCAAAT TGGCTTGTTGAGTACAATGCGGCATTAGCTTCAATCTGCTTCATGATGATGCTTGGATTTGTTGATGATGTTCTTGATGTACCATGGAGAGT GAAATTGGTATTACCATCTATTGCAGCTCTTCCTCTGTTGATGGCGTATGCTGGGCATACAACTATTGTTATACCAAAGCCTCTAGTTCAATATGTTGGATTAGAAATTCTGGATCTAG GATGgatttataaactatatatgtgGCTCTTGGCCATATTTTGCACAAATTCCATAAATATCCATGCTGGTATCAATGGCCTTGAAGTAGGGCAGACAGTTGTTATTGCAGCTGCT ATATTGATTCATAATATCATGCAAATTGGAGCATCTACTGACCCCGAGTATAAACAAGCCCATGCATTTTCTCTTTATCTTGCCCAACCATTGCTTGGCACTTCCTTGGCTTTACTTTCTTACAACTG GTATCCTTCTTCAGTTTTTGTTGGTGACACCTTCACCTACTTTGCTGGAATGACTATGGCAGTAGCTGGCATTTTGGGTCACTTTAG TGAAACACTTCTGATATTCTTTACCCCTCAAGTTTTGAACTTTCTGCTGTCAGTCCCTCAG CTAGCTGGTATTATCCCTTGTCCACGGCATCGACTGCCTAA ATTTGATCCTCAGACTGGTTTACTAACTGGTACAAATGATGGAACATTGGTAAACTTCTTCTTAAGACAACTTGGCAGAATGTCAGAACAGTCCCTTTGCGTTGTATTACTACTCTTCCAG GCCTTCTGCTGCTGCTTCTGTTTCCTGCTGAGGTGGCTTCTTACTGGTTGGTATAAATGA